One segment of Tamlana crocina DNA contains the following:
- a CDS encoding YigZ family protein, translating into MEENDTYKTIKTAPAPVLFKDKNSKFFGYAFPVLNEDAVKTHLETVKKEHHSARHWCYAYQLGTETISYRANDDGEPSNSAGMPIYGQIQSFDVTNVLIIVVRYFGGVKLGVGGLINAYRSAAQMALEASKMVTKTINIQYAISFGYKNMNTVMRVIKEHQLKIVDQTMELDCEIIISVRKRESKKIFDIFDHLFEVDIKPTDQN; encoded by the coding sequence TTGGAAGAAAACGACACGTATAAAACCATAAAAACCGCACCCGCCCCTGTTTTGTTTAAAGACAAAAACAGCAAATTTTTCGGGTATGCCTTTCCCGTTTTAAACGAAGACGCCGTAAAAACCCATTTGGAGACTGTAAAAAAAGAACATCATTCGGCACGTCATTGGTGCTATGCTTACCAACTGGGCACCGAAACCATTTCCTATCGTGCCAACGACGACGGCGAACCGAGTAATTCCGCGGGGATGCCCATTTACGGACAAATACAATCGTTTGACGTCACCAACGTATTAATTATTGTGGTGCGGTATTTTGGCGGCGTAAAATTAGGGGTTGGCGGATTAATCAATGCTTACAGATCAGCAGCACAAATGGCTTTGGAAGCTTCAAAAATGGTGACCAAAACCATCAATATTCAATATGCCATTTCATTCGGTTATAAAAATATGAACACCGTAATGCGGGTTATTAAAGAACACCAACTTAAAATCGTTGACCAAACCATGGAGCTGGATTGCGAAATTATTATTTCCGTAAGGAAAAGAGAGTCCAAAAAAATCTTCGATATTTTCGACCACCTGTTTGAAGTTGACATAAAACCAACTGACCAAAATTAA
- a CDS encoding HAD family phosphatase: protein MIKALVFDFGNVFINLDIEGAQQLALEKFGMENLSEDILAFNSLYEQGLMSTEEFLASYQENFPKFSNEELKYIWNFMLKDFPKHRLDFIKKLKEDGQFQLILLSNTNDLHISWIKENVSFFNEFKDCFDAFYLSHEINLVKPNPNIFEFVLSENQLEPNQCLFIDDNQSNIENANKLGFNTWHITPKTDDVTTLFETKKHLF, encoded by the coding sequence ATGATTAAAGCACTTGTTTTCGATTTCGGGAACGTTTTTATCAATTTAGACATTGAAGGGGCACAACAATTGGCTTTGGAAAAATTCGGAATGGAAAACCTTTCGGAAGACATTTTGGCTTTCAACAGCCTTTACGAACAAGGTTTGATGAGTACCGAAGAATTTCTGGCGTCTTACCAAGAAAATTTTCCAAAATTCTCGAATGAGGAATTGAAATATATTTGGAATTTTATGCTTAAAGATTTTCCGAAGCATCGGCTCGATTTCATCAAAAAACTTAAAGAAGACGGCCAATTTCAACTTATTTTATTGAGCAACACCAACGATTTGCACATCAGTTGGATAAAAGAAAACGTTTCTTTTTTTAATGAATTCAAAGATTGCTTTGATGCGTTTTACCTGTCGCACGAAATTAATCTTGTGAAACCCAACCCCAATATTTTTGAGTTTGTTTTAAGTGAAAATCAACTTGAGCCCAACCAATGCTTGTTTATTGACGATAACCAAAGTAACATTGAAAATGCCAATAAATTGGGGTTTAACACCTGGCACATCACCCCAAAAACCGACGACGTTACCACCCTATTCGAAACCAAAAAGCATTTGTTTTAA
- the ribD gene encoding bifunctional diaminohydroxyphosphoribosylaminopyrimidine deaminase/5-amino-6-(5-phosphoribosylamino)uracil reductase RibD — MRHIHETYIKRCIEIGKNGLGSTRPNPMVGSVIVHNNSIIGEGFTSAYGGSHAEVNAINSVKNKDLLKEATIYVTLEPCSHYGKTPPCSDLIIKHQIPNVVIGCIDDNEQVVGKGIAKLKQAGCHVTVGVLEKACKKHHKRFFTFHNKKRPYVILKWAETSDGFIAPKTKNEQKPVWITNTFSRQLVHKWRTEEQAILVGANTVLQDNPSLTVRDWTGQNPIRIVLDKTECLPKKLSVFNEEAETILLKETSAKSICEALFKANINSVIIEGGTKTLQMFIDENIWDEARVFTGNNTFGDGTKTPFFSGTLISEENILNDTLKIYHND, encoded by the coding sequence ATGCGCCACATACACGAAACCTACATAAAGCGCTGCATTGAAATTGGAAAGAATGGGCTGGGCAGCACCCGCCCCAACCCCATGGTAGGCAGCGTTATTGTGCACAACAACAGCATTATTGGCGAAGGATTTACCAGTGCATACGGTGGCAGCCACGCCGAAGTAAACGCCATTAATTCGGTAAAAAACAAAGATTTACTGAAAGAAGCCACCATTTACGTGACTTTGGAACCTTGTTCGCACTACGGAAAAACCCCGCCGTGCAGCGACTTAATCATCAAGCACCAAATCCCGAATGTGGTTATTGGCTGTATTGACGACAACGAGCAAGTGGTGGGAAAAGGCATTGCCAAGCTGAAACAAGCCGGATGCCACGTTACCGTTGGCGTTTTGGAAAAAGCATGCAAAAAACACCACAAACGTTTTTTCACCTTTCATAATAAAAAACGTCCGTATGTTATTTTAAAATGGGCCGAAACCAGCGACGGTTTTATTGCCCCAAAAACCAAAAATGAGCAAAAACCAGTTTGGATTACCAATACGTTTTCGCGCCAATTGGTGCACAAATGGCGCACCGAAGAACAGGCTATTTTAGTTGGTGCTAATACGGTTTTACAGGATAACCCCAGTTTAACAGTTCGGGATTGGACGGGGCAAAATCCTATTCGAATAGTTTTGGATAAAACGGAGTGTCTCCCTAAAAAACTGAGCGTTTTTAACGAAGAAGCTGAAACCATTTTGCTAAAAGAAACTTCCGCTAAATCTATTTGCGAAGCTCTTTTTAAAGCCAATATCAATTCTGTAATTATTGAAGGTGGAACCAAAACCCTGCAAATGTTTATTGACGAAAATATTTGGGACGAAGCCCGTGTATTCACAGGAAACAACACTTTTGGCGATGGTACAAAAACGCCATTTTTTTCGGGCACACTAATTTCAGAGGAAAACATATTAAACGATACCTTAAAAATATACCATAATGATTAA
- a CDS encoding LEA type 2 family protein — protein sequence MAVKKLIILLTIGVMQLACTVTEKPQFIGIEHIEIIESTPKFITFTAKAQFLNPNDIGGELQTDEIKVFVNNNEMATLSTESFEVPAKKEFSIPLKTHVPTDSIFSNKNLGGLIGSLFSKQVKVQYKGDIKYKVFGFSHTYSVDFTENVKIKY from the coding sequence ATGGCCGTTAAAAAACTGATAATCTTATTAACAATAGGCGTTATGCAACTCGCCTGTACCGTTACCGAAAAACCACAATTTATTGGTATTGAACACATTGAAATCATTGAGTCAACGCCTAAATTTATAACCTTTACAGCAAAGGCCCAATTTTTAAACCCAAATGATATTGGTGGTGAACTGCAAACCGACGAAATAAAGGTTTTTGTAAACAACAATGAAATGGCCACCCTTTCTACCGAGAGTTTTGAAGTCCCCGCTAAAAAAGAATTCAGTATTCCTTTGAAAACCCACGTGCCTACCGATAGTATTTTCAGCAATAAAAATCTAGGCGGATTGATTGGCAGCCTGTTCAGCAAGCAGGTAAAAGTACAGTACAAAGGCGACATAAAATATAAGGTTTTTGGATTTTCGCATACCTATTCCGTTGATTTTACTGAAAACGTAAAAATAAAATATTGA
- a CDS encoding GNAT family N-acetyltransferase: MGKDTIVIREIEPGDNQQIEQVIKACFHEFKIPLEGTAYTDPETSKMYEAYQNENDVYYVVEADGEVLGGGGIKPLRDYEKGVCEIQKMYFSPKVRGKGYGKILFEKCMEAAKNMGYKTCYLESASQLKAAIHIYESYGFKHLKSALGNTGHYSCGVWMTKTL, translated from the coding sequence ATGGGTAAAGATACTATAGTTATTCGAGAAATTGAACCTGGAGATAACCAGCAAATCGAGCAGGTTATAAAGGCTTGTTTCCATGAGTTTAAAATACCGTTGGAAGGCACAGCATACACTGACCCTGAAACCTCGAAAATGTATGAGGCTTACCAAAATGAAAACGACGTTTACTATGTAGTTGAAGCCGATGGCGAAGTGTTGGGTGGTGGCGGCATAAAACCTTTAAGGGATTATGAAAAGGGCGTTTGCGAAATCCAGAAAATGTATTTTTCACCCAAAGTTAGGGGCAAAGGTTACGGAAAAATCCTTTTTGAAAAATGTATGGAAGCTGCCAAAAATATGGGATACAAAACCTGTTATTTAGAATCGGCTTCGCAATTAAAAGCCGCCATCCATATTTACGAGAGTTACGGTTTCAAACATTTAAAAAGTGCTTTGGGCAATACGGGGCACTATTCCTGCGGCGTGTGGATGACAAAAACGTTATAA
- the prmC gene encoding peptide chain release factor N(5)-glutamine methyltransferase — protein sequence MKLKAIKHKFQEELGTVYPAEEIDSFFNILAETYYGVKRIQLATNPDLTLNDSEDILYALAELKNEKPIQYIIGETEFYGLNFKVNDGVLIPRPETEELVEWALKKAKPNTAINILDVGTGSGCIAISLAKHLPKAKVFAIDVSLEALSIAKKNAQLNGVNIYFEEADILTLKRSSEEIAFDIIVSNPPYVREKEKQYMKPNVLDNEPHLALFVKDEDPLLFYKAITGFAINNLKEKGLLFFEINEFLGNAMIDLLRNKNFENIELKQDIFKKDRMIKAEKTNG from the coding sequence ATGAAGTTAAAGGCCATAAAACATAAATTTCAGGAGGAGTTGGGCACGGTGTACCCTGCCGAAGAAATTGATAGTTTCTTCAATATTTTGGCCGAAACCTATTATGGCGTAAAGCGCATTCAGTTGGCCACAAATCCTGATTTAACCCTTAACGATTCCGAAGACATTTTATATGCTTTGGCTGAGTTGAAAAACGAAAAACCCATTCAATACATTATTGGCGAAACCGAATTTTATGGTTTGAATTTTAAGGTGAACGATGGCGTGCTCATTCCGCGGCCAGAAACTGAAGAGTTGGTAGAATGGGCATTAAAAAAAGCCAAACCCAACACGGCAATTAATATTTTGGATGTGGGCACGGGTAGCGGTTGTATAGCTATTTCATTGGCTAAGCATTTGCCAAAAGCAAAAGTTTTTGCAATCGATGTTAGTCTGGAAGCTCTCAGTATCGCTAAAAAAAATGCCCAATTGAACGGTGTGAATATTTATTTTGAGGAGGCCGATATTTTAACTCTGAAAAGATCAAGTGAAGAAATAGCATTCGATATTATTGTTTCCAATCCGCCCTATGTTCGCGAAAAGGAAAAACAATATATGAAGCCGAACGTTTTGGACAACGAACCGCATTTGGCCCTTTTTGTAAAAGACGAAGACCCATTGCTGTTTTACAAAGCGATAACCGGTTTTGCCATAAATAATTTAAAAGAAAAAGGATTGTTGTTTTTTGAAATCAATGAATTTTTGGGAAATGCCATGATTGATTTACTGCGAAACAAGAATTTTGAAAACATAGAATTGAAACAGGATATCTTTAAAAAAGATAGAATGATTAAAGCCGAAAAAACCAATGGATGA
- the ligA gene encoding NAD-dependent DNA ligase LigA, whose amino-acid sequence MDDIKQRIEALRNELREHNYNYYVLDHATISDFEFDIKLKELQTLEEQYPEFFDANSPTQRVGGEVTKNFETIAHENRMYSLDNSYSKEDLQDWEKRIKKLVDGDIQYACELKYDGASISLTYENGVLAKAVTRGDGFQGDNVTANVKTIKSVPLQLKGDFPEKFDIRGEIVLPFEGFNKMNEERIKNGEEPYRNPRNTASGSLKLQDSAEVAKRPLECLLYNLTGTNLGITTQFESLQKAREWGFKVPSEAKLANSIDEVLQFVEHWDSHRHHLPYETDGVVIKVNSLQQQDELGYTAKAPRWAMAYKFKAEQVSTRLNSITYQVGRTGAITPVANLEPVELAGTTVKRASLHNADQIEKLDIRVGDEVYVEKGGEIIPKILGVDLLKRLPDSKPTKYIEHCPECGTELVRQEGEAQHYCPNYNGCKPQIIGRIQHYISRKAMDIEGLGGETVALLVNAGLISNYSDLYELTAEQIIPLERMAEKSAKNIVNGIQESKNIPFERVLYALGIRYVGETVAKKLAKHYKSIGAIAEATQDELVNVDEIGIKIAESVQAFFSSEENIKIIESLKRFGVKLEISAEELEGKTNVLEGQTIVVSGVFESISRNELKKLIEDNGGKVSSSISSKTSYIVAGDNMGPSKKDKAKALNIETVSEYEFLQKIDKN is encoded by the coding sequence ATGGATGACATAAAACAGCGCATTGAAGCATTAAGGAATGAACTGCGGGAGCATAATTACAACTATTATGTGTTAGACCATGCCACGATTTCAGATTTTGAATTCGATATAAAATTGAAGGAGCTTCAAACCTTGGAAGAACAATATCCTGAGTTTTTCGATGCCAATTCGCCCACCCAACGTGTTGGTGGTGAGGTTACTAAAAATTTTGAAACCATTGCACATGAAAATCGCATGTATTCTTTGGATAATTCCTATTCAAAGGAAGATTTGCAAGATTGGGAAAAGCGCATAAAAAAACTGGTTGATGGCGACATTCAATACGCTTGCGAACTTAAATATGATGGAGCTTCCATCAGTTTAACCTACGAAAATGGGGTGTTGGCAAAAGCCGTGACCCGTGGCGATGGTTTTCAAGGCGATAACGTTACGGCCAACGTAAAAACCATAAAATCGGTGCCTTTGCAATTAAAGGGCGATTTCCCCGAAAAATTTGACATTCGGGGCGAAATTGTTCTGCCGTTTGAGGGCTTCAATAAAATGAATGAAGAGCGAATTAAAAATGGCGAGGAACCCTACAGAAACCCGAGAAATACAGCCTCGGGCAGTTTAAAATTACAGGATAGTGCGGAAGTAGCCAAGCGCCCGTTGGAGTGCTTGCTCTATAATTTAACGGGAACGAATTTGGGCATTACTACCCAGTTTGAAAGTTTGCAAAAAGCCCGGGAATGGGGCTTTAAAGTACCCAGTGAAGCAAAGTTGGCGAATTCTATCGATGAGGTTTTGCAGTTTGTTGAGCATTGGGATTCGCACAGGCACCATTTGCCTTACGAAACAGACGGCGTGGTGATAAAAGTAAACAGTTTACAGCAACAGGATGAGTTGGGCTACACGGCCAAAGCACCACGTTGGGCCATGGCTTATAAATTTAAAGCCGAACAGGTGTCCACGCGATTGAACAGCATCACGTATCAAGTGGGGAGAACTGGAGCTATTACACCGGTCGCCAATTTAGAGCCTGTTGAGTTGGCTGGTACTACAGTAAAACGCGCGTCTTTGCACAATGCCGATCAAATTGAAAAACTGGACATCAGGGTGGGCGATGAAGTTTACGTTGAAAAGGGCGGCGAAATCATTCCTAAAATCTTAGGAGTAGATTTATTGAAGCGCTTGCCCGATTCGAAGCCCACAAAATATATTGAACACTGCCCCGAATGCGGCACGGAATTGGTAAGGCAAGAGGGAGAAGCACAACATTATTGCCCCAATTACAATGGTTGTAAACCACAAATTATAGGCAGGATACAACATTACATTTCCAGAAAAGCCATGGATATTGAAGGTTTGGGTGGCGAAACCGTGGCGCTTTTGGTCAATGCGGGGTTGATTTCAAATTATTCCGATTTGTATGAACTGACCGCAGAACAGATTATTCCTTTGGAGCGGATGGCTGAAAAAAGTGCCAAAAACATCGTAAATGGAATTCAAGAATCGAAAAATATACCTTTTGAGCGTGTTTTGTATGCTCTGGGTATACGTTATGTTGGAGAGACGGTAGCCAAGAAGTTGGCCAAACACTACAAAAGTATCGGTGCCATTGCTGAAGCTACGCAAGACGAATTGGTCAATGTCGATGAAATTGGCATTAAAATTGCTGAAAGTGTGCAGGCGTTCTTTTCTTCTGAAGAAAACATAAAGATTATTGAAAGTCTCAAGCGGTTTGGGGTTAAATTGGAAATTTCGGCCGAGGAGTTGGAAGGAAAAACGAATGTTTTAGAAGGGCAAACTATTGTGGTTTCTGGGGTTTTCGAATCTATTTCCAGGAATGAATTGAAAAAGCTGATTGAAGATAACGGAGGCAAGGTAAGCAGTTCCATTTCCTCAAAAACCAGTTACATTGTTGCTGGAGATAATATGGGGCCGAGCAAAAAAGA